DNA sequence from the Sinorhizobium sp. RAC02 genome:
GCGGGACCTCGGTGTGGGTCAGCACCAGACGTCCATCCTCCAGGCGGTAATAGACGGTGGCAGTGCCGCCATCGACCGCCAGCTCGAAACGGTGCTGGTCTGGTCGCTCGACGACGGCATTGTTCTCCGGCTGGTTCACTGTGTGCTTCCTTCTTCTCCGCCGCGCTTCAAGCGGCCCGCTGTAGGAACTGATGGATCGTGTGGGGGCACCCCGCGCCTGAAAGGGCCTTTGACCCGCCACTCCAGGACAACCCGGAAGAAATGGCTGGTGGTCGAGGCGGGTCGATACCTAAGTGTAGTTACGCTCAGCACGAGAGAGGCCTACCTTTCATTCATCGCGTCGCTTCCCGCGAGGCGGTTAGCGGCCTCCGGCTACTGGCTTCAGGGATCCCCTCCCCCGAAGCCGCGGACCGCCCGGTCCGCCAAGGCCGTCTCCTGCCGCCGGAGACGGCCTTTCTTTTTGGCGCGCGGTTGCAGGAAATGCTTCAGCGGTCGAAGAGGTGCCGGAGCTGGCGGGGTTGCGATCGCAAATACTGGTTGGGCGCCCATACTCTTTCGCCGAAATGCGCAGCCGCATGCCACGGCCAGCGGGGATCGTAGAGAATGGCGCGGGCAATCGCAACGAGATCGGCGTCTCCCACCGTAAGGATGGCTTCCGCCTGCTCGAACTCCGTGATCAGGCCGACGGCGATAACCGGGATCGTCACATTGGCCTTGACGGTGCGGGCGAAGGGCACCTGGTAGCTCGGGCCGATGGTGATCTGCTGGTGATGCGCCAGCCCGCCTGTCGAAACATGGATGGCCGAGCAGCCGCGTGCCTCCAGTTCCTTGCAGAAGGCGATGGTCTGTTCGGCATTCCAGCCGTTTTCCGCCCAGTCGGTCGCCGAAACCCGCATCGTTACCGGCCGCTCCGCCGGGAAGGCTTCGCGCACGGCCTCGAAGACCTCGAGGGGGAAGCGCATGCGGTTTTCCAGCGATCCGCCGTAGTCGTCGGTGCGATGGTTGGAGAGGGGCGACAGGAACTGGTGCAGCAGATAGCCGTGGGCGCCATGGATCTGAACCGCATCCAGGCCGAGCGCAGCGGCGCGGCGGGCGGCGTCGGCGAAGGCCGAACGTATCCGCGCGAGCCCGGCGCGGTCGAGCGCGGCCGGATGGTCGT
Encoded proteins:
- a CDS encoding NADH:flavin oxidoreductase/NADH oxidase produces the protein MSETRLFSPFEMGTLTLQNRIVIAPMCQYSAIDGEMTDWHLIHLGNLALSGAAILTIEATAVSPEGRISYGDVGLYSDACERAMGEVLDGVRRWSDMPIAIQLGHAGRKASSEVPWKGGRQIAPAGDGGWKTVAPSAVPFHDDYDHPAALDRAGLARIRSAFADAARRAAALGLDAVQIHGAHGYLLHQFLSPLSNHRTDDYGGSLENRMRFPLEVFEAVREAFPAERPVTMRVSATDWAENGWNAEQTIAFCKELEARGCSAIHVSTGGLAHHQQITIGPSYQVPFARTVKANVTIPVIAVGLITEFEQAEAILTVGDADLVAIARAILYDPRWPWHAAAHFGERVWAPNQYLRSQPRQLRHLFDR